CGCAGAAGCCCGGAGAGTTCGCCGCCGATGTCACCTATGTCGATGCGGCCGTGGATTCGCTGCACCCGCACCTGACTGAGACGTCAGTGGTTGTGGGAAAGTCGACCGTTCCCGTGGGCACCGCCGAGCGTCTGTCCGGAATCATCGCCGACACCGGAGCCGCGATGATGTGGAACCCGGAGTTCCTGCGTGAAGGCCATGCCGTCGAGGACACTCTCCACCCCAACCGTCTGGTCTATGGAGTCGCCGACGGCGAGCCCGGCAAGGCCGCAGCCGCGACCCTCGACGAGGTGTATGCATCGATCCTCGCCGAAGACACACCTCGGATGATCACGGACTTCGCGACTGCCGAGCTGGTCAAGACTGCCGCGAATTCGTTCCTGGCCACGAAGATCTCGTTCATCAACGCCATGGCCGAACTCTGCGAGGCCTCCGGGGCCGATGTCACTCAGCTCGCCGATGCGATCGGCATGGACGACCGGATCGGCCGCAAATTCCTCAACGCCGGACTCGGGTTCGGCGGCGGTTGTCTGCCCAAGGACATCCGCGCCTTCATGGCCAGAGCCGGAGAGCTCGGCGCCGATCAGGCGGTGGCCTTCCTCAAGGAGATCGATTCGATCAACATGCGCCGTCGTGTGCGGATGGTCGACATCGCCCGCGATGCTCTGGGCGGGTCGTTCATCGGCAAGAAGATCACCATCCTCGGTGCCGCCTTCAAACCCGACAGCGATGACGTCCGTGATTCCCCGGCGCTGGCCGTGGCCCGACTCATTGCCACCCAGGGCGGGCTGGTCACCGTCACCGATCCGCAGGCGATCGGCAATGCGCAGAAGTCGTTCCCCGAACTCGACTACGTCGCCGACACCGCCGAGGCGATCACCGGGGCGCAAGCCGTGCTGCTGCTGACGGAATGGCGCGAATACCGCGACCTCGATCCCGCGGCGACCGCTGAGCTCGTGCGCGGGAAAGTGCTCGTCGACGGTCGCAATGTGCTCACTCCCGAACTGTGGCGGGCAGCGGGCTGGACCTACCGAGCACTTGGCCGTCCATGAGAATCGGACTGGTCACCGACTCCACGGCGCAGCTGTCCGCAAGTGAGCGCGAAGAGCTGAGTGAGGCCACCGGAGGCCTCTTCGCCGTGGTGCCGCTGACCGTGCTCATCGGCGGAGTCGCCTTCGCCGACGGTGAGGTCGATGCCGGGCATCTGTGCACGAAGATGATCGAGGGCACCGAGGTCACCACCTCCATGGCTGCCCCGACGCAGTTTTCCGAAGCCTATGCCGGTCTGCGCGAGAACGGAGCCGAGGCCATCATCGTCGTGACCATGTCCGCGGAGCTCTCGGGCACCCGCGACTCCGCGGTCACGGCTGCCGAGACCGAGGGCATCCTCGTCGATGTCGTCGATTCGAGGACCACCTCGGCGGGATTGGCCGGAGCGCTGTCCGTGGCCGCGGCCGGGATCCGGCAGGGACTCGACGCCGAATCGATCGCCGGAACCATCGCCGACTGGTGCGCGGCTGAGACCCGTTCCGTGTTCGCCCCCGGAAGCCTCGAATACCTGCGCCGAGGCGGCCGGATCGGTGCCGCCTCTTCGCTGCTGGGCCGGGCCCTGCAGATCGTTCCTGTGCTCGGACTCAATGCCGGAATCGTCGTTCCGCTCGCCCGGGTGCGCACCCGGGCCAAAGCGCTGGAGAAGATCGTCGCCCTTGCCGCTCAGGCCGCCGCCAAGGTGGCCGACCCCGAGGACACCGTGCACGTCGAGGTGCAGAACGCTGAAGGGGAGATGGACACCGCCGATGCGGAACTGCTGAGCTCACGGCTGCGCGAACTCGGATTCGAGCCCTCATTCAGGACGCTGTCGACGATCATCACAGCGCATGTGGGACCCGGAACGGTCGGTGTGACCGTGCAGACGAAACCCTGACTCACCCACTCCAGCCTGGGGACTCTCAGGTGACTTGACCACCTCCGGTCTGTGGACGTAGGAGTCGTTTCCACAGGTGAGGAATCCGTCCTGGCCGCAGCGAATCAGCAGGCCCTAACGTCGGAGCATGGCTGTGTCTCCGGATGATCGTTTCGCCGGCCTCCTGGGCGCCAGTGCCGAACGCGGCGGTTGGGTGCCCGGCGATGTCTATACCGCCGACACCGCCGGTGATGAGGAACCCGTCGAACCCCGTCGCGTGCGGCTGCCCGTGTTGGTCGCCGTCGGCATCGCTACGATCGGAATCC
Above is a window of Brevibacterium siliguriense DNA encoding:
- a CDS encoding DegV family protein translates to MRIGLVTDSTAQLSASEREELSEATGGLFAVVPLTVLIGGVAFADGEVDAGHLCTKMIEGTEVTTSMAAPTQFSEAYAGLRENGAEAIIVVTMSAELSGTRDSAVTAAETEGILVDVVDSRTTSAGLAGALSVAAAGIRQGLDAESIAGTIADWCAAETRSVFAPGSLEYLRRGGRIGAASSLLGRALQIVPVLGLNAGIVVPLARVRTRAKALEKIVALAAQAAAKVADPEDTVHVEVQNAEGEMDTADAELLSSRLRELGFEPSFRTLSTIITAHVGPGTVGVTVQTKP
- a CDS encoding UDP-glucose dehydrogenase family protein — its product is MKISVIGCGYLGAVHAAAMASLGHEVTGVDVDTAKVQALTSGRPPFFEPGLSELLVKAQERGKLEFTTDVSRAADATVHFVCVGTPQKPGEFAADVTYVDAAVDSLHPHLTETSVVVGKSTVPVGTAERLSGIIADTGAAMMWNPEFLREGHAVEDTLHPNRLVYGVADGEPGKAAAATLDEVYASILAEDTPRMITDFATAELVKTAANSFLATKISFINAMAELCEASGADVTQLADAIGMDDRIGRKFLNAGLGFGGGCLPKDIRAFMARAGELGADQAVAFLKEIDSINMRRRVRMVDIARDALGGSFIGKKITILGAAFKPDSDDVRDSPALAVARLIATQGGLVTVTDPQAIGNAQKSFPELDYVADTAEAITGAQAVLLLTEWREYRDLDPAATAELVRGKVLVDGRNVLTPELWRAAGWTYRALGRP